From the genome of Tachypleus tridentatus isolate NWPU-2018 chromosome 6, ASM421037v1, whole genome shotgun sequence:
GGTTGTTCCTGCTTCAAGGTTAACATAGCATGCACAGGTAGAGATCAAAGTGAACAAACcacaaccttttacagagttTTTAGTGGTATATATTTAAGGTCAAAGTTAGCAACtgttaattttactttacatCGCTAATTTATCTACATTTTATGGGAGAGGAGAATAAATACCAGATATGACAGACAGGGTTACTAAAAAAAATAGTGCACTTAGCAGCTTCCAGAGGTTGTGGATAAAAATATCTTCATTCTTCACACGAACGTTACCTTGCACTTTGACTGGTCAGAGTTTGTTAGTTTCATCTGATGTTTTGTGTACAATGGATATGTGCATTTTACTTAAAACTTTCTACATTTTGTGCATTTGTATTTCTATTTCTTTCCCAGTAAGGGGTGGTCCAACATTCCAAGTCCATGTATATTTAGTTAAAGGACATAATTTcactttctttgaaatacatgaaGAATGGCAACTACAATACgaaattatttctctttttttccaGGCCTTATCTTCAGGTCATCCTAGGAAGTGTTAATGTGTCTCTTCTCAATAAAGATGACAGGTAACATGAAACTTCTAGATTAAGGTCTCTTTTAGAAATGTGACAGAATTAATTGAATAGCATGTGAGCTTCAACGTATTTCAAATTCTATAAATAAAGTGCAATGtacatttttaaaggaaaaattcTTATGTTGTAAGAGTATTTTTACTCAAGTTGGTATCAAATCAGTATAgttgtataatgtttttactttcttttggGTTTTGTAACAAGACCCAAAATTTAAGTGCATTCTAAAGATTCACCATTCTTGTTGTGTGTCATCTTAACCAgaatttagtgtgtgtgttttgttttgtttgttttattattattattaagagtGGGTTATAAGTGATaagtatttgtaaattattatgattagaggtttttgttattgaaattccAACTGTGCCAGCCATCCAGATGTAAAAATTCTTCacttattaaaaaagaaagaaagaaaaataccaGCAAACCCCAAATTAATTGGGATTAAGGTCACAATGGTATGGGTGGGTAAGTTTTATGAAAACTATAATCATGATATGTGGGCACTAAGATttgtaaaatatcaatatatatgcatacatatattctgttttgtatatttttattaaaagtttgtgAAATAAGTTCATGCCTAAGTTTCGTATGCAAACAAAAATGGGCTGATTCTATAAAAATAGCCCCGGGACATCAAGCATGCTAGCCCCTTATTGATGTATGATGTGCAAACTGTTTATACAGGGGTGAAAATCTACTGGAACTTATTTTTTAAGGTGGTACTACTACTGGGACTTATTTGTACTGCTTGTTCCAGGTGCACGTGTTTCGCTGTTCCGTCGAAAagcatttatttgttgttactcaaatttcattttttttatatttatacatttttgtttatcaaaaacAGGCTGTCACTTCACCCAACTGAGCACCTCTCTTTATTTTGAGAACTTCAAAGTTCATATGAACTTTGTATCATATATACATTATATGataatgtatatatcatataaaacttaatataccACTAGTACTCTTCCTGCAGCAATAAAAATAGAACTCttaatatgtgtatgtttatgGGATGTTTTGTAGTTCTGCTCTGGTTAAATGATGGtatcttaaaaatacaacaaatgtttataattattttagtaatgaAAATTTTTTTCAGGTTCAAGTACAAGGATGAATATGAACAGTTTAAGTTGGTTGTGACAACAGTTATTCTTGTATTATCTTTTATATCTATTGCTGTTTATTATAGgtaagttttgtttaataattttcacacaCTTGCATTGTTAACTCGTAACAATAACTTCTATGTTTCGGCATGAtcgttaaaaaatatttgtaacttttgAAGTCTACTGATCGTAATGTTGATTATGAACTTGATGCTGTTGTTTGAACAAGGTCACAGTCTCAAGTTTAACTTTGTTTATATGTCAAGTAGTCAAAGAGAGTTAATAAATagcactgattttttttttaattattgtttgatttACTTTTTCCTGTTCACTCACAAATTATTCTGAAAGTACATACATTATGGCCTGGTACTGCTGTATTTTGACAGTAAAAGTTTTCATTTCAGAGTTTTTGATTCCATCCTTCACTTTCTCCTAGTTTGGTACTACTGTACTTTGACGATAAGAGAAAGCATTCTTGTTATTAATGGATCAAGGTAAGTTATCTGGACTACAGAATTTTTCAGTACAAGATAGCAGttgaaaaattagtttatttaaatctaaaatacagttttatttatttaccctTGATACTTATGGCAGGGGTCCATGacagtttttagtttgttttttgtggcATATTATCAAAGTCATCATAGTCTGCATGTGACAGTAACTTAAACTCTTAACATTGTAACTGATAGTCTGGTGCAAAGTATGGTTTTATTCATGTAATAATTCACTGTTTTCTATATAAGTGAACTACAACTCTGAGCTCTCTGAAGCATATTACCCTCAAGCTATGGGTCGAAAATCTCTGACTTCAAATATAATTGGTATAAATAACATGCAATCTTTCTGATTTATTTCAGGATGAAAGGATGGTGGAGAACCAACCATTTTCTCACGACTCTTCAAGCAGGTGTCATTATTGTTTGGTGAGCTCTTGTAAACTCTGTATGTTGTGAATAtgggatatttttaattaaaattaattaagattagcttttattttatttgtcttggAAGAAGCTAATTGTTATAATCTAAACTACGAAAGAAACATTAGCTTACATTTCCTTTCGTGTTTATTTCCATAACCTtatcatttcattatttttatcacttgtttCTTTCTGTTCATAAACACGTTTGGTTGATAAAATAAAAGAACTAGTCTACGTCAATAAATCCAGGTTAGTTAAATGAAAAACAGTCGAATAGTTGAAGCTTATTAGATATcagtatgtaaatatttttacaacatatcCACAGTATTACATTTTGCAATATATTATAAAATCGTATGCTGTTAGAACAATTTCAAAAGTTACAtccttaacatttatttttttaaaaaaccagataaatatgaatataactttttatatggATGTGTTTAAATGTAAGATATGCCATCCAAAATAAATTGTTAGATTGTGTATAGAGCAATGAGTTCAATATTGTTTAGTATAGaaatttcactttataaaaaaaatgccaACTTTGTTTCTTGAGTAgatgaattttgaaataatttaaatatactaaACTGGTGgaaagttatgaaatattactgGGATTACAGCTAAATGGACAGTTATCAATGAAGGCAGTGGGCACTCAACTAATTCAGAGCATTTTAGTTATTGTAAGTTAGTTTTGTGGTCTACTGAGCGTTTTTTGTCAGACTGATGTTTAAAaggttgttttcagttatttattaggttaaaattaatttactccTGTTTCATATAGTTAACAATTTTTATctgacatttttaatattaaactaccAAAGAAACAAGCGTGCACTGAACTAGAGTCATAAGCTTTAAATTTTTTCTTCTCTCTGTCTCTGTAAATATTAGATACATCTAGTTTGAGTTTGGGTGTTATTGCTTTGGCAGTTTCACTTCACAAAGTGATTAACAGAAGATAGTTATGACGTTTTTACTATGGTAGCACAcaatactgtttattgttcagcAGGTCAAAATGATAAAGATTTCTAATGTGTTTTGAAACACATAGTATTCATCCTACACACTTTAATTGATATTTTGGTTGGGATGGCTATATACCTTAACTGTTTATGAAATTCCACTTCAGTATTGAGTATGGTTGTTGATAAGGTCCTTTTTCAGAGTATCTTTAGTATATCAACAACAACCCATACCTACTTTAAGGACCTGAATTCTGCAGGTGTTCAGCCATCCCATTTGTTTAATATGCTTAAAAGACCTGAAGTCTATGAACATTCAAACCTTCCCATTTCTTCAACCCTATTCAGAATACACTATAACTCCTTTTGAAAATAATCTGACAAATAATAGTTCTAATTGATCCAAAaatcatgttttgatttttttcttttctaggCCTTCTGGAGCAGTATACCAGACATTTCGGAAACAATTCATACTTTTCACTCTTTACTCAAGTAAGTTGTgtttcaagataaaaataaaaataatacacttacTTAGACTAAATAAAACATGAAGTGTAGAAGGAGACATCTCATAcctgtttcagttttaattgaattcaaataattttatgaatgaataaTAAATCTGTGActtttactttgaatattttcttgttaatttcatttatttgaaaatgtttctgttaatctgaAGTGAACACACATTGATTTATTTCAGGTTTCCTTCAGATATTACAGTTTTTCTATCAAAGAGGTTGTCTCTACAGGCTGCGTGCTTTAGGAAAACGTTACAACATGGATATAACTATAGGTAAAGAAGTATTACAATCCTGTCGATATAACTATAGGTAAAGAAGTATTACAATCCTGTCGATATAACTATAGGTAAAGAAGTATTACAATCCTGTCGATATAACTATAGGTAAAGAAGTATTACAATCCTGTCGATATAACTATAGGTAAAGAAGTATTACAATCCTGTCGATATAACTATAGGTAAAGAAGTATTACAATCCTGTCGATATAACTATAGGTAAAGAAGTATTACAATCCTGTCGATATAACTATAGGTAAAGAAGTATTACAATCCTGTCGATATAACTATAGGTAAAGAAGTATTACAATCCTGTCAGTCAATTTTGATTAACTTTTACCAGtactagatattttaaaataattttacttactaATCTCAAGGTGCTTGTGCTTATTCAAAGAAAACTTGCAGcatgaaaaaatatgaataaatccAACTTTCATTTTTCATCACCAGGTAATCATGGGTGACTTCATGTGAGTTTAATAACTCTTTATTAACTGTGACACCAAACTCTGTACACATGGAActatatttagtattataatcATGCAACATGCATTCTGGTGTAAGTAGTTTACCTTGTATTGTGTAGCactgaaaacatttttcactCATGGAACTATATTctggaatatttatattatccTGCAGTTGCACATGCTATAAGTGTTAAACAATTAAAAGGAGAGAGTGAACATGCTAATAAGTAAGTTAGATAAAGTGCCAGTAGAGGGTTGGAAAAAGGGGATTCATACCTCAACTTGCACACATAACAGAAGTAGTTCTTTCTTTGGACAGTTGTAGAGTTTATGTCCTCAATTCAGAGATGATTTTACTCTGACAGTGAACACTAAGGTCATCAGTGGTGTGATCAGTCACTGGATGTGTTTACTGAATTTTTCTTCCTTATATTcctatagttttatttattctattgtTCAGGCAGTAAGACTACACAAGTACTATGTTTTTACAGAGGGATTTCATTCCTGGATGTGGAGAggtcttagctttctgctaccaTTCCTCTATTTTGGCTATGTaagtagaatatttatttaaaagtttgaacTTGGATAGAGTTTGTCAAGTGTACTGATTAATAACTGAAGTAATAACTGTGAAGTAAatcttatatttaaaagttattaatgtacagtaagttatttaaaataagtgtCAGTTTAGCTATTATTTCAACTACTCCTAAAATTGAGAAGTTTTTGTGAAAAGTGAGCGTTTCATAAGTACATTTTAATACCCCAAatagtaaaattatcaaaataggTTTTTGTATTGTAGGTGTAAACAAATCTATTACTAAACAGAGTTGAATAATTGTTTTCTTAGGCATTCCAACTATACAATGCTTATACATTATACCAACTGAGTAAAAGTCCAGAATGTGCTGAAATATGGCAGGTCAGTAAGTCACAGTTTTCCACAAGCTTCTATTTAggaaatacatatataacaagTTTAAAAGAACTGTATTACATCtaagaactaaaacaaaattaaattgacAGCAAAATATTCACTTGAGTATAATAAGAACAAATAGTTATAAATTGTAGAAGAAAAAGAATTATTGATTGTCTATTTTCCATGAATTTGGTAAAGGCTTCCACAGTGCTTAAAAGTTAAATGAAAGTAATGTAACAGATTGTGATTCATTATATAGGTCCCAGTGACGGCATTCAGCTATCTAGTTTTGTTTCTTGGAAATGCCCTCACCACTTCTCTAGTTATCCAGCAGAAGCTAAAAGAAACCTTGCCATACAAACAACTAATCAACAAATAGAGTTAATTTATAACATAGGAGTGAAATGGAAGTGAAATTAAAGCTCTGAGTGCTTTATTGTAAGTCAGTATGATACAAAATTATGGTCATATTCACCTTGGTTTTGTATACAGATATATGCACAAAATGCTTTTGTTAGACTATTTGACAACTGTTAAATACGAAAAATTCATTTAACGTCTGTTGAATCAAAACGTAACGAACAGaagatttttcaaataaaatttataacttgCAAATCCTATAGGTGcataaatataagatcacaaaatactttttttgtgAAAGTTACAATTAGAGTTCAATACAGTTATCACACTTGAAGCTTGAAGACAACAACGATGTATTTTGAATGATCTATAGTTAATGAAATAAAGATACTTAAGTTATGTCAGGTAATGTAATATCCTAGTATATCTACCTAAGAATTGAGTAATGCCAGCtaagaattatgaaaaaaacaccAAATGAAGTTTAATGTATCTTAAGATGTAATTCACATTAGATGTgtatttaagaaaagaaaaaaaacaccatttctcaggaaataacataataaaatccCAGAGCTtttgtactaaaacaaaactattcctctactaaataaacaaataaaataaaataatggaaaagtaCAATTTGAAGATTGTtattattagttgttgttgtttttttcaactgtGATTCCAAACAAAGATAGAGAATAAATAAAGCCATGTTTTAAAGTGATGAAGTAACTAGTGGTTTTATTGTTTagaattattctaattaaaataatgtagctattgaaatgttttttgcttttcctttaaattgttttatattaaatggaACAGGAATCTTTAATCATGTGAGGgcaaaataaaaccattataCGTTTGGAAATAATCCCCTTTTAAATACGTAGTAAATTgtctaaacatttataaaaacatgtaGGAACAGGAAATGTAAGTATATTTTCGGTCTTTCCTTTTatatagaacttttttttttctgagtcaTTTACAAGAAACGCATGACATTAAAAGTTTGTACGTAATAGTGATGGTAAACTAGTGCCATCTTTTGAACAATTGCAGAATGTTCAGATACGATAAAATTCATTGCTGAAATAAACGGATTTAAAACTTCCTACTTAAGAGCATGTGAAAACGGAAAATATTTTGTTCGAAAGAAGTAAATATTGCttactttagttttatgtttcagtttcatattttgtaatgttaatacTGACTCTATAAAACATATTGATTTATTTAGCAGGTTTCCTGTTTAAATCGGTTCAAACTGgcagataaaaattatttttagatcgTATACTGGAAAATCGTGAACTGGTACGCCCTTAGGCTACACAtacagagaaatatttaaaaaaaaaataaacgcgtgcgtattatttatattgataaagtTTACTTATTGCAGAGTTCTTAGTTTACATTTTACTCTATCAATAATCGTTTATTATGACCCATGGGTAATTAGAATtaacagaataataaattaattgtcACCCAACCCTGTAATCTTTAGCTGTTAAATAGGGAAGGAGTTATAAGGACCTTCTTAggaatttattagttttttaatataattttcgagggctcggcatggccagatggttaaggtgctcgaatcgtaatctgagggtcgcaagtttgaattcctgtcgcaccaaacacctttcagtcgtgggattAAGTGGATGACACTTAATCCTGTTACTCTGTTCAAAGTTGAATAGAACCTTTGTTGGTGTTGCTAACTGACTGCCTTTTATCGTGCCAGAACTTTAGCATTGAGAACGACAATTCCTAAACCCCAAGGATCTATGACCCGGCCGTTTAGTCTACGTGTGAATAAGATGACGTTCATATTCAAAATATCAGTGAATGCCATTTCTAGTTTCGTATCTACTACTCTGGCCGGTAGATAGCCCGTTGTGActttgcgataagaaaaacacacactactCTGGCACAACGAAAAGATGGTATTTCTGGATTAGTTGTGGGTCCCTCAAATTTAAGGTGATATGAAtgaattttttatgtatatttgctTGAAGTGGTTGTCATAGAAAAACAGAACCGTATCTATATAAACTACTTTCCCGGTCTATGTATCACTCCGTCATTTAAACCTTCAGATTAAGACCTTTTATACCGTTCATcagaatagatatatatatatatatatatatatacggttgAGCATTTCCGAATTAGTATGTTTATTATTCATGTTGTCAACCGCgagaattaattagaaaaaaaaatgttactcatAACCACGACTTATTCTAGGCCTAAATTGTACTTGTAAACGTACTTTTTGTTGCAAAAACACATTAGAGCTCTTTAAgtataatgatttaaaatatttattttcaaatatccgGGTATTTTCGTAAATATTGGATGAATATGCCAGTCTAATGTGGAACCAATAAAAAGCAACATAGTGACGGTAAAAATGAGACCCGGGTCTCTGCTTTTCTTTTGTTTAGTGGTGTGTGACTTCAAATATTTAGGAATCAATTCCAGTATCGGTTTCTAATATTCGAATAGATCGTGAAAATCGACTCCAGTGTATTGATAAATAATATCTAACTAGTTACCAAGAACATTTCCTTCAAAAGGGGTATACCAGGTTACCGTGGGTCACAAGTTgctgaactaaatttattttttgcacTATTCTAATTTGTGGTTTCAGTTGTACGATTAGGGTCAACATGTATCACAGCAGAtattaataagaataacaataagTGTTGGAAGCCTTGAgataaacacaatattacatgaGACAAATATCTAATCTTCTAATAAAATTTCTCGTCACtatcacaattttttaaaaaatcgcgCTTCGCACTTTCgggccgtgggtacgttataagagtgacggtcaaattccaTTGTTCCGGCATATTAGCTCTCATATaatgtgtagttttataaaatgaCTACTCGGAACATGACAGGATAGCATGGGGTTATGAGTGTATGAAAAGTGGGAACAAAATATATTGACTATGCATAACGTTTCGGGAAACAAAAAATCTCCCAGTGAAACAGcgttatgtctgtggacttgtatCGCTAGAAATCGGTGagcagagaacaaatagccctttgtgttttTGTGCTTGGCTAGAAACAACGACtcaacaaatatacatatattattttgtaaaattaagaccACACTACCTTGGATATGCTAATTGTGAAACGGAATAAGACCACACTATCTGGGATATGCTAATTTTGAAACGGAAGATAACATTAAGATAATGTTACTGTCAAATTTCTCTGGACATTTTATTTGTTCCACAGCGGTATAATTGTGGGCTTACAACGAAACCCGTAGTGAACAGAGCACCTTTTGTCcacaactacaaacaaaatgGCGTGGTACTTTTGAAACACAATTTTCAACAATCATTAATGTTCAAGGTAATggttttattatcattaaaataaattgttctaCTGGCACACGTGTGAGTGCACAAGAATTAAAAAAAGGTGCTTACACGTGGTTAAACTCCATCTGTAATGAATTATTGAAAACTTCAGAAAATTTTGACCCTAGAAGCTAGAGCTAAAATGCCCCTAGTGGCTTATGTCGCAAATATGTACTCTTCTTTCGCTATTCTAATGTTAAAAAACTATTTAACCAGTGGGGCagataatatagataataaaactaaataattcagCTTTAAGTTAAAAGGTTATGCGTTTTCCTGACCTTTGCACTCAAATCGCCAAAACCTAATGAACTTAACGTCACTGACCTTTTCACCAAATATTGTACACactctaagtttgtttttttatctcgcACAGGCAGACGAGAAATAAACATCTCTCGTGAGTTGTGATCAATCATAGCATTCAGTTTGATAACGAACACGAGTTGTTTCCTAACTTGAGTTGGTAGAGTTTAAAATGTATACTGGAGACTTATTTTAGtcgaaaatgttattttttaagttaaagttATAAACTGCATCTGTTACTAACCCTGACTGTGTGAAGTTAGTCTACAGTCTGTTTCAATTCCTCAAAAACTGTTTTTGATCGTGAATGTATCGAAGTAAAGTTCTTTAGTGCTGCGAtttaaataacttcaaaaatcGCTTTTGTCGGTTATTTACTTCCTGCAAACTACATCTGTTTTAAAACGATTTATTTCGAATTTCCTcgactattattttttatttctattattaaaagTAGTGATGAAGTGCTGGGCTTGGTCTAGTGGTTAACGTGCCAGACAACGATGTCACCGAAGAAGTGGATGACACTTAATCCTGTTACTCTGTTCAAAGTTGAATAGAACCTTTGTTGGTGTTGCTAACTGACTGCCTTTTATCGTGCCAGAACTTTAGCATTGAGAACGACAATCCCTAAACCCCAAGGATCTATGACCCGGCCGTTTAGTCTACGTGTGAATAAGATGACGTTCATATTCAAAATATCAGTGAATGCCATTTCTAGTTTCGTATCTACTACTCTGGCCGGTAGATAGCCCGTTGTGActttgcgataagaaaaacacacactactCTGGCACAACGAAAAGATGGTATTTCTGGATTAGTTGTGGGTCCCTCAAATTTAAGGTGATATGAAtgaattttttatgtatatttgctTGAAGTGGTTGTCATAGAAAAACAGAACCGTATCTATATAAACTACTTTCCCAGTCTATGTATCACTCCGTCATTTAAACCTTCAGATTAAGACCTTTTATACCGTTCATCAgaatagataatatatatatatacggttgAGCATTTCCGAATTAGTATGTTTATTATTCATGTTGTCAACCGCgagaattaattagaaaaaaaaatgttacctttCAACCcttttcctccacaaaccgtcaAAGGAAACTACAACCTAAACATTAAGCACCATATTGTAGTACACGTGTTTTCGtacttttgttttcctttcataaCTATCAGTAAGGAGAAATGACCAAACAAAATTCCATGTATGATACTTGCGATAATTAGTGGGATTAATTAGGAGATTggttatacgtttatttttatgttttctgagTAGGTACTATGTAATTGACAAAGTCATTGACAAACAAGTAATTCGGTGTACgaatagtttaaaaaatgtttaaaacactaGGTTAAACTAGATGTGATTCTCATTTTTGGCTACTTCCTGCTTTTAGTAACCACGCAACATTCCCTAGAATAACCTAAATTTACCTTTAAATCtaaaaaaatgtgaaagttgAACATATAGCACTTGGTTTTGTTGgcacatttaaatttatatatatatataacaactcaCAATTTCTCTGTTTGCTTACTTATTCGTCCGCCGCATTCACTGTGCAGGTCACACTTTCTTCACGTGAAGGTGCTCGAAACGTCGATCTGTCGTTGATATACGCGTCTGTCGTCTGCTAATCGAACcggtaattatattttcaaatacattacaCGAATAAATTATGCCCAGACTTGACATTTTTGATAAGTTTTACTTaacctttaatttaaaatatagcaTTATAGGCTTATTTAGTtagatcattaattaaataacatctacttatacattatttttttaaccacacacacaaaagaatcTATGCAGAATTATATACAACAAGATTAAAATCAGCGTAATTGGTAGAACACTTGTACCAGGTGGAATAGATAGGCCTTTTTAGttatagtttattaattatacatctacTAATGTATCATATATTTGACCTCAAGCACAAAAGAAATGTATGCAAAATTAGCATGTTGTGTATGAAAAAGAACACAGTAAGCATGCcctataaaataaagttatgcaTTCGGATTGAAGTCAAGTCATTCAATgcattttattctactttttgtGGTTCGATACCTGTAAGTGgatattttcctttcttttgatacattataaagtacaatatatcattttatttgtagtatattttatatatcaaattcGTAATATAAATAAGGtgtcatattaataaaaaatgtattaaatttacaataaagcaaattcaatatattattaaataaatacttgcgtttgaaatgttaatatttgcAGAAGGATGACGGGAGATGGGGGTAAAGCTAGAACGGGTATTTATACGTGTCTGAAACAATCTAAATAATCTCCATAAAGGCTTATTTATTCTTGCCagtgaagaaaaacaaaccaaaaacattattcataagGAAGCCCTGATTTAAAACGGGTTCGTAGtttattttccaaaacaaaacttgagattctttgtgtgttttttattataaattcacaaaatatttttacctatCGAAATATGAAACGGGGAAAGACAGTAGTTTTTTTTTCGAAACCCGGGCAACGCCGGTTAATattggttttttgttttaaaaatatacaattaaactttctttgttgGTTTCCCATTACGGAAAGAGTATATAAAAATTCGTCGTACATACGCCCATGATGCAGTATTATATATACAGAGCTTCTTGAGGTTACTTTACAAAACGTTTGTTATTACGAAGGAGGAAAATTTATTAGTAACCACAGGACAGAACGTGTGAGTTGCTGCTAACTGAGGATATAAAGAAAAGATAGAAAGGGGTTACAACAAtatctaacaacaacaaaaaatcaggcccggcatggccaagtgggtcaaggtgttcgactcgtaatctgagggtcg
Proteins encoded in this window:
- the LOC143253399 gene encoding transmembrane protein 120 homolog, producing the protein MASENIDVIGLKEEWNQLNEDFKELETTQKTYGKALDELVKFQVKCAKGIKHQRYRLEQISQSLKQIKQASADDRVELQELNRKLEYRKEQLHDLEEQLPSKNGPYLQVILGSVNVSLLNKDDRFKYKDEYEQFKLVVTTVILVLSFISIAVYYRVFDSILHFLLVWYYCTLTIRESILVINGSRMKGWWRTNHFLTTLQAGVIIVWPSGAVYQTFRKQFILFTLYSSFLQILQFFYQRGCLYRLRALGKRYNMDITIEGFHSWMWRGLSFLLPFLYFGYAFQLYNAYTLYQLSKSPECAEIWQVPVTAFSYLVLFLGNALTTSLVIQQKLKETLPYKQLINK